Proteins encoded in a region of the Podarcis muralis chromosome 2, rPodMur119.hap1.1, whole genome shotgun sequence genome:
- the LOC114600493 gene encoding uncharacterized protein LOC114600493, whose amino-acid sequence MAPKKVAARHSSASGAKRPIRGPSQALRSPTPSQPVGRVQSLVESMADNPAALSRFAAEMDGFLQHYSTQPSTSGRRPRPVVASSPASPSSSEDGREGPSSRGLMTDSQLARPRDLPAARGRSRKPRRSSGRAAGRQNPSAVSTHRGGRTQPSDEVETGSGLSLVVSPQSVPGTSQLSPDSESSIEDSLPVPARKSSGGKRRRRRSSRKHAKRSRGESSSSSSGLAAVRIWLVGHSIVHWAGVAARQSSLGPGLGFPPHVQLSWLARRGMRWSELLPRIRRQLLLEGPPSAIVVQLGENDLVSMDCFSLRTAIVGDMEQLQAWVPTAKIFWSKLLHRRIWRGSRCPLATERVRKRINKTVAKKVVDLGGDVISHPTICFQAISLFRDDGVHLSASGNEAWLGAVVAKLRAWLGL is encoded by the exons ATGGCTCCTAAGAAGGTCGCCGCTCGTCACAGCTCAGCCTCTGGTGCGAAACGGCCTATTAGAGGTCCGTCGCAGGCCCTCcgctctcccaccccaagtcaacCGGTGGGACGGGTGCAATCTTTGGTGGAAAGTATGGCCGACAATCCAGCAGCCTTGTCACGCTTTGCAGCCGAAATGGATGGTTTCCTTCAACACTACTCCACCCAGCCTTCCACGTCTGGAAGGCGTCCTCGTCCAGTGGTGGCATCGTCTCCAGCTTCACCATCATCCAGTGAAGATGGGAGAGAAGGCCCATCATCTAGGGGTTTGATGACTGATTCCCAGCTAGCTCGGCCCCGCGACTTACCCGCCGCTCGCGGCCGTTCACGGAAGCCACGTCGTTCCTCTGGGAGGGCTGCGGGGAGGCAAAACCCTTCGGCAGTTTCCACCCACCGAGGTGGGCGCACCCAACCCTCGGATGAGGTGGAGACAGGTTCCGGCCTCTCACTAGTTGTTTCTCCTCAATCAGTTCCAGGTACATCACAGCTGAGCCCTGATTCGGAGTCTTCCATTGAGGACAGTTTGCCAGTCCCTGCCAGGAAGTCTTCGGGCGGAAAGCGTCGCCGCAGGAGGTCTTCCCGGAAGCATGCCAAGCGAAGTAGGGGCGAatcgtcttcctcttcttctg GTCTAGCGGCTGTCCGTATCTGGTTGGTGGGGCACAGTATCGTCCATTGGGCTGGTGTCGCAGCAAGGCAGTCCAGTTTGGGTCCAGGTCTCGGCTTCCCTCCACATGTGCAGCTGTCGTGGCTGGCCAGACGGGGAATGCGTTGGTCAGAGCTCTTGCCGCGGATCCGGAGGCAGTTGCTCTTGGAAGGGCCACCTTCGGCTATAGTCGTGCAGCTGGGCGAGAACGACCTGGTATCCATGGATTGTTTTTCACTTCGTACTGCAATTGTGGGCGACATGGAGCAGCTGCAGGCATGGGTGCCGACAGCAAAGATATTTTGGTCTAAGCTACTGCACCGACGCATTTGGAGGGGCAGTCGTTGCCCGCTAGCCACAGAGAGGGTCAGAAAACGTATCAATAAAACGGTGGCAAAAAAGGTGGTAGATTTGGGTGGAGACGTAATTTCCCATCCTACAATTTGTTTTCAGGCTATATCCCTTTTCAGAGATGATGGGGTGCATCTTTCGGCCTCAGGGAATGAGGCTTGGTTGGGTGCAGTGGTGGccaagctgagggcttggttggggttgtga